In uncultured Bacteroides sp., the following proteins share a genomic window:
- a CDS encoding beta-galactosidase, protein MKNILSVLFFLLCFISPVSAQSKSSFVRVENGRFLLNGKPYYYIGTNFWYGAILASEGEGGNRVRLIKELDYLKSIGINNLRILVGADGSNGIKSKVEPTLQKAPGVYNDTILAGLDYLLAEMGKRKMYAVLYLNNSWEWSGGYSLYLQWAGFGKAPVPAIDGWPAYMAYVKQYQKSDSAKALFRNHVKYIITRKNRYTGKKYTEDPAIMSWQIGNEPRAFSDDNKQAFASWIADVAAQIKSLDKNHLVSTGSEGKHGCEDDIKLFETIHAGKNVDYMNVHLWPYNWGWVNKDNLSEKLQTAKENTKEYILEHLAIAKKYNKPLVMEEFGFPRDGFKFSKESATNARDSYYKFVFDLITKEKESKGLFAGCNFWGWGGFAMQNKNHIYWEKGDDYCGDPAQEEQGLNSVFSSDSTVKIIKEANKKIGNK, encoded by the coding sequence ATGAAAAACATTTTATCTGTTCTATTTTTTCTATTGTGTTTTATCTCTCCGGTTTCTGCACAAAGTAAATCCTCGTTTGTTCGTGTTGAAAATGGCAGGTTTTTACTTAATGGTAAACCTTATTATTATATAGGTACTAATTTTTGGTACGGAGCCATTTTAGCATCCGAAGGAGAAGGCGGGAATAGGGTACGTCTTATTAAGGAATTAGATTATCTAAAATCAATTGGCATTAATAATCTTCGAATATTGGTTGGGGCTGATGGCTCAAATGGCATAAAATCGAAAGTAGAACCAACTCTTCAGAAAGCTCCCGGAGTATATAATGATACCATTTTAGCCGGACTTGATTATTTATTGGCCGAAATGGGCAAACGTAAAATGTATGCTGTTCTTTATCTGAATAATTCATGGGAATGGTCGGGAGGATATTCTTTGTATTTACAATGGGCTGGATTCGGTAAAGCACCTGTTCCTGCAATAGACGGATGGCCGGCTTATATGGCGTATGTAAAACAATACCAGAAATCAGACTCCGCTAAAGCTTTATTTCGTAATCATGTAAAATACATCATTACCCGTAAAAATCGCTATACAGGTAAAAAGTATACAGAAGATCCGGCTATTATGTCCTGGCAGATTGGAAATGAGCCACGTGCTTTTTCTGACGATAATAAACAAGCGTTCGCTAGTTGGATTGCAGATGTGGCTGCTCAGATAAAAAGTCTGGATAAGAACCATCTTGTATCTACTGGTAGTGAAGGTAAACACGGATGTGAAGATGACATTAAATTATTTGAAACCATACATGCTGGAAAGAATGTGGATTATATGAATGTTCATTTATGGCCTTATAACTGGGGATGGGTGAATAAAGACAATCTTTCTGAGAAATTGCAAACAGCTAAAGAGAATACAAAGGAATATATTTTGGAGCATTTGGCAATTGCAAAGAAATATAACAAGCCATTAGTAATGGAAGAATTTGGCTTCCCACGCGATGGTTTTAAATTCTCGAAAGAGAGCGCAACAAATGCGCGTGATTCATATTACAAGTTTGTGTTTGACTTGATTACGAAGGAAAAAGAATCAAAAGGTTTATTCGCAGGATGTAATTTCTGGGGGTGGGGTGGCTTTGCAATGCAGAATAAAAATCATATTTACTGGGAAAAGGGAGATGATTATTGCGGCGATCCAGCTCAGGAGGAACAAGGACTAAACTCCGTTTTTAGTTCTGATTCAACAGTGAAGATAATAAAGGAAGCTAATAAGAAAATAGGGAATAAATAA
- a CDS encoding glycoside hydrolase family 95 protein: MRKYIIFLTLCLTLLSGSNVFSQSTNTLWYNQPAQYFEESLVLGNGKMGASVFGGVNSDKIYLNDATLWSGEPVNPNMNPEAYKNLPAIREALKNEDYKLAESLSHKLQGKYSESYAPLGTLYLNFKNIGTPQKYYRELNISDAVSRVEYEIDGVKFAREYFVSYPDKVMVIKLTSSKKGALNFGIKFESLLKYKVSPSGNKLAVKGYAPIQAKPSYVDIPNPVVFDENKGTRFSTIAKIKSIDGTVATTDSTLTLSNGTEAIVFVSIATSFNGFDKNPATNGLNDVQIANEQLDKAYPLSFKKLKEAHLSDYQKYFNRVSINLGKTDAKNLPTNERLKQYAEGKEDKNLEILYFQYGRYLLISSSRTMGVPANLQGIWNPYIRPPWSSNYTTNINAEENYWLAENTNLSEMHLPLLSYIKNVSETGKVTAKTFFGINGWVACHNSDIWAMSNPVGDFGSGDPLWANWYMGGTWLSTHLWEHYMFTKDKNYLKDKAYDIMRGAAQFCLEWLVEDKDGKLITSPSSSPENKFITSTGYHGGTLYGGTADLAMIRACLQQAVEASKVLNVDGAFRKKMESAFARLLPYHIGKNGNLQEWYFDWQDEDPKHRHQSHLFGLFPGHQITPYTTPELANACRRTLEIKGDETTGWSKGWRINLWARLGDGNHAYKMYRELLKYVEPDGVKTNYQRGGGTYPNLFDAHPPFQIDGNFGGAAAMAEMLVQSTENQILLLPALPDAWATGSVKGLCARGGFEISMEWDKKTLKTVTVSSKQGGSTTLKCGGKQKLISLKKGQILKFNW; encoded by the coding sequence ATGAGAAAGTATATTATCTTTTTAACCTTATGTCTTACGCTTTTAAGTGGAAGTAATGTTTTTTCACAATCTACTAATACATTATGGTACAACCAGCCTGCGCAATACTTTGAAGAGAGTTTGGTGTTGGGTAATGGGAAAATGGGAGCCTCAGTATTTGGAGGGGTCAATTCCGACAAAATATATTTGAATGATGCAACTCTTTGGTCGGGCGAGCCGGTTAATCCAAATATGAATCCCGAAGCTTACAAGAATCTTCCGGCTATTAGAGAAGCTTTAAAAAATGAAGATTACAAGCTGGCCGAAAGTTTAAGCCATAAACTTCAGGGGAAATATTCTGAATCTTATGCTCCGCTAGGTACGCTTTATCTTAACTTTAAAAATATCGGAACTCCTCAAAAGTATTATCGAGAACTGAATATTTCTGATGCAGTTTCGAGAGTGGAATACGAAATCGATGGTGTAAAATTTGCCCGTGAGTATTTTGTTTCTTATCCTGACAAAGTAATGGTTATTAAGCTTACCAGTAGTAAAAAAGGAGCCTTAAATTTTGGCATAAAATTTGAAAGCCTACTGAAGTATAAAGTTTCTCCATCAGGAAATAAGTTGGCCGTAAAAGGGTATGCTCCTATTCAGGCAAAACCCAGCTATGTTGATATTCCTAATCCTGTTGTTTTTGATGAGAATAAAGGTACAAGGTTTTCTACTATAGCTAAAATCAAAAGTATAGACGGCACCGTTGCAACTACTGATAGCACACTTACTCTCAGTAATGGTACCGAAGCCATCGTTTTTGTTTCGATAGCAACCAGTTTTAATGGATTTGATAAGAATCCTGCTACTAATGGATTAAATGATGTCCAAATTGCAAACGAACAGTTGGATAAGGCATATCCGCTATCGTTCAAAAAGTTGAAAGAAGCTCATCTATCAGATTATCAAAAATACTTCAACCGGGTTAGTATAAACCTAGGGAAAACAGATGCAAAAAACTTACCCACTAACGAGCGACTTAAACAATACGCTGAGGGAAAGGAGGATAAGAACCTTGAGATACTTTATTTTCAATACGGAAGGTATTTGTTGATAAGTAGTTCTCGGACAATGGGAGTTCCTGCTAATCTACAGGGTATATGGAACCCATATATCCGTCCACCTTGGAGTAGTAACTATACTACTAATATAAATGCAGAAGAGAATTACTGGCTTGCCGAAAATACAAATCTTTCTGAAATGCACCTTCCTTTATTAAGCTATATAAAGAATGTATCGGAAACCGGGAAAGTAACAGCCAAAACATTCTTTGGAATAAATGGCTGGGTAGCTTGTCATAACTCAGATATTTGGGCGATGAGTAATCCTGTTGGCGACTTTGGTTCTGGCGACCCGTTATGGGCCAACTGGTATATGGGTGGTACTTGGTTAAGTACTCATTTATGGGAACATTATATGTTTACCAAAGATAAGAATTACCTAAAAGATAAGGCTTATGATATTATGCGCGGAGCTGCTCAGTTCTGCCTTGAGTGGTTGGTAGAAGACAAAGACGGAAAGCTGATTACTTCTCCTTCTTCTTCACCCGAAAATAAGTTTATAACATCAACAGGGTATCATGGGGGAACACTTTATGGTGGAACCGCCGATTTGGCAATGATAAGAGCTTGTTTGCAACAAGCAGTTGAAGCTTCAAAGGTATTGAACGTTGATGGGGCTTTCCGTAAAAAAATGGAGAGCGCCTTTGCCCGTTTACTTCCTTACCATATTGGAAAGAATGGAAATTTGCAGGAATGGTATTTTGATTGGCAGGACGAAGATCCAAAGCATCGCCATCAATCTCATTTATTTGGATTATTCCCAGGTCACCAAATTACTCCTTACACAACACCTGAGTTGGCAAATGCCTGCCGTCGGACCTTAGAGATTAAAGGAGACGAAACAACAGGTTGGTCAAAGGGCTGGCGCATTAATCTTTGGGCACGACTTGGCGATGGAAATCACGCATATAAAATGTATCGTGAATTGTTGAAGTATGTTGAACCGGATGGTGTGAAAACTAATTATCAAAGAGGTGGAGGTACATATCCTAACTTGTTCGACGCCCATCCGCCTTTTCAGATAGATGGAAACTTTGGAGGTGCTGCAGCTATGGCCGAAATGCTTGTGCAATCAACCGAAAACCAAATTCTTTTATTGCCTGCGCTTCCCGATGCTTGGGCAACCGGTTCAGTTAAAGGTCTCTGCGCGAGAGGAGGTTTTGAAATCTCCATGGAATGGGATAAAAAGACTCTAAAGACTGTAACTGTAAGTTCAAAACAAGGAGGAAGCACCACACTTAAATGTGGTGGCAAACAAAAATTGATATCTTTGAAAAAAGGGCAGATACTAAAATTTAATTGGTAA
- the ccsA gene encoding cytochrome c biogenesis protein CcsA has product MKKQIPFGIYIIIIVCMALATFVEKVYGTDVTFSLIYNSWWFICLWICLVIAGFLYILKKSHYKFKAPLLLHSSLVLILAGALVTHLTSVSGIIHLRKDLPTKIFMEKKGDAVHSLPFSIMLNEFRIQNYPGTEAPMDYVSLVTVIEHNSQTKADISMNHILTHHGYRFLQSSFDDDGKGSYLSVNYDPWGILITYSGYLLLAISMILVLVSKGGEFRRLLQHPLLKKLTFIFILLLTYGHTNAAELPVLPADVAAKFGRVQILYNDRMAPLQTVARDFTLKLCGKPSYNGFTAEQIFTAWIFFPDQWSSEPIIKVKSVKLQEMLCVGKMASLNQFFTVDNKYKLQQYYNAINQGEQQNPLSKAIIETDERVELIKMLQSGDMLKLFPCNWRGRIQWLYPKSDFPVGYSKAKVAFSNQFLSIIRESALKHRYSDVIQYIDKLRRFQINEGGQTVLSERRIDAERLYNKMNASSILFPFNLTLGLVGFILFLFTITKIKRSGVAKETAPNHATTGDNSRFCYYSFIHKIQIALVVLLSFSFIFHTFSLMLRTYISDRLPLSNGYEIMQFIAWLTMLFSLIFSRKFILMTSFGFLLSGFTLLVSSLGQMNPQITPLMPVLLSPWLSLHVSLIMMSYALFSFTVINAITALILNHYNLKEEVTSLTLVSRLLLYPATFLLGLGVFIGAVWANESWNSYWMWDPKEVWALISFMIYALALHTKSFKNMNRPLFFHIYMIFSFLTILMTYFGVNYFLGGMHSYNG; this is encoded by the coding sequence ATGAAAAAACAAATACCGTTTGGAATATATATTATAATCATTGTGTGCATGGCTTTGGCTACTTTTGTAGAGAAAGTGTATGGCACTGATGTTACATTCTCATTGATTTATAATTCCTGGTGGTTTATTTGTTTGTGGATCTGTCTAGTGATTGCTGGATTTCTTTATATACTAAAGAAATCACATTATAAATTTAAAGCTCCTTTATTATTGCACAGTTCGTTAGTGTTGATACTTGCAGGAGCACTGGTAACACACCTTACCAGCGTAAGTGGCATAATCCATTTAAGGAAAGATTTGCCAACAAAAATATTCATGGAAAAGAAAGGAGATGCAGTTCATTCTTTGCCATTTTCTATCATGCTGAATGAATTCAGAATTCAAAATTATCCAGGTACTGAAGCTCCGATGGATTACGTCTCACTGGTTACTGTGATAGAACATAATTCTCAGACCAAAGCTGATATCTCAATGAATCACATTCTTACCCATCACGGCTATCGGTTTTTACAAAGCTCTTTCGATGATGATGGGAAAGGTTCTTATTTATCTGTAAACTATGATCCTTGGGGTATACTCATTACTTACAGTGGCTATTTGTTACTAGCCATTTCTATGATTTTAGTGTTAGTCTCAAAAGGAGGCGAATTCCGCAGACTTTTACAACATCCGTTGCTGAAAAAACTAACTTTCATCTTTATATTACTGTTGACTTACGGCCATACTAATGCTGCTGAACTTCCAGTCCTACCAGCAGATGTGGCTGCTAAGTTTGGACGCGTACAAATTCTCTACAACGATAGAATGGCACCATTACAAACAGTGGCCAGAGATTTTACTCTGAAGCTTTGTGGCAAGCCATCATATAATGGATTTACTGCCGAGCAGATATTTACAGCATGGATATTCTTCCCTGATCAGTGGTCCTCAGAACCAATAATTAAAGTGAAGAGTGTGAAACTGCAAGAAATGTTGTGTGTTGGTAAAATGGCATCATTAAACCAGTTTTTCACTGTTGATAATAAATACAAATTGCAGCAATATTACAATGCGATAAATCAAGGTGAACAACAAAACCCACTTTCCAAGGCTATAATCGAAACAGATGAACGGGTTGAATTAATAAAAATGTTGCAAAGTGGAGATATGCTAAAGTTGTTTCCTTGCAATTGGAGAGGACGTATACAATGGTTATATCCTAAATCCGATTTTCCTGTAGGCTATTCAAAGGCTAAAGTCGCATTTTCGAATCAGTTTCTCTCAATAATTCGAGAGTCTGCATTGAAACATAGATATAGTGATGTGATTCAATACATTGACAAACTTCGCAGATTTCAAATTAATGAAGGAGGTCAAACTGTTTTGTCTGAACGTCGTATTGATGCAGAAAGACTTTATAATAAAATGAATGCTTCAAGCATATTGTTTCCCTTTAATTTAACATTAGGGCTGGTAGGGTTTATTCTCTTTCTATTTACGATTACAAAGATTAAAAGATCAGGAGTTGCTAAAGAAACAGCCCCTAATCATGCAACTACTGGTGATAATTCAAGGTTCTGCTATTATTCATTTATACACAAAATTCAGATCGCCTTAGTTGTTTTACTATCATTCTCATTTATATTCCATACATTTTCTCTGATGCTTCGTACGTACATAAGTGATCGACTACCTTTAAGTAATGGCTATGAGATTATGCAGTTTATAGCTTGGTTAACGATGTTGTTCTCATTAATTTTTAGTCGCAAGTTTATTTTGATGACTAGTTTCGGCTTCTTACTTTCAGGTTTTACTTTGCTGGTTTCTTCTTTGGGGCAGATGAATCCCCAAATCACCCCATTGATGCCTGTATTATTATCACCCTGGCTCAGTCTGCATGTGTCGTTAATAATGATGAGTTATGCATTGTTTTCATTTACAGTGATAAATGCTATAACTGCACTTATATTAAATCATTATAACCTCAAAGAGGAAGTAACTAGTCTCACACTAGTCTCTCGTTTGTTACTTTATCCAGCAACATTCTTATTAGGCTTAGGTGTTTTTATTGGTGCTGTTTGGGCCAATGAGAGCTGGAACAGTTATTGGATGTGGGATCCAAAAGAGGTATGGGCGCTTATTTCTTTCATGATTTATGCATTGGCACTCCATACAAAATCATTTAAGAACATGAATAGACCTCTTTTCTTTCATATTTATATGATTTTTTCTTTCCTGACTATATTAATGACTTATTTTGGCGTGAATTATTTTTTAGGTGGGATGCATAGCTACAACGGATAA
- a CDS encoding GDSL-type esterase/lipase family protein, which produces MDNLIMHKTQMKSFVQLSVAILLFFTATSFSKGIDKIDTNSPVRASYILLNGQAISKGNPLDADGNIHKFKDPLLRLIRTKSKSPKGTILLIPGGEYEVLKVKNEGQITAKFLNAENFDVAILDYHVASGLQTRDLALVDALKAFRLLKKDCKSFGLCGDRFGIMGFSAGAHLAARTVQRLSEKEQPNDLILISPSYLNEKINGTVYPAVLPPVKPFARLFTVISANEDKALATSCEEYAKTWKGYDGSATFQLLIDSAYISEKDQNPMDKKYKLSRILKTFLEAKPEIQVAGINPATVPVAGYNPKRHAEKLTLVAKEKFDLIMIGNSITNNFEKPQYQPIWNQFFAPRKAVNLGFSGYRTENLIWNIQNGELEGQSPKVIVLEIGTNNIDEKHYPTRHTAGQLAGGIEAIVKLMREKLPDAKIILLRCFPGCYGGPNPTSHRLILERASDIVSKIADGKHIFYCDVNHVFLNMDGSINHEMMSDWLHPSPVGAKAWAQAMEPLLSELMGDKSLDTEIPPNTAIVPVSKLENDSYDWWTRHSDVLNIKDSINPEIVLIGNSITHFWGGLPQLKYANGQLRTPNGPKVWDSLFGQYRVLNLGFGWDRTQNVLWRLDHGELDGLHPRTVIIHIGTNNTSETPNARMNTAPEIVEGIRAICMRVRSKVPGTKIILMSVFPREQSPTHPRRILINEINRNLELFAKENNITLLNIGPKMLAPDGTLPKDIAPDFCHPTEKGYQIWTDAICPFISEP; this is translated from the coding sequence ATGGATAATTTAATAATGCATAAAACACAAATGAAATCATTCGTTCAGCTATCAGTAGCCATATTACTCTTTTTTACGGCTACAAGTTTCTCAAAAGGCATAGATAAGATTGATACGAATAGTCCTGTCCGTGCAAGTTACATATTACTAAACGGACAAGCCATCTCAAAAGGGAATCCTCTTGATGCTGATGGAAATATCCATAAATTCAAAGATCCTTTACTTCGTTTGATACGTACTAAGTCCAAATCACCCAAAGGTACTATTTTGCTAATTCCTGGAGGGGAGTATGAAGTCTTGAAAGTAAAGAACGAGGGTCAAATAACTGCTAAGTTTCTTAATGCAGAAAACTTTGATGTTGCCATCCTTGATTATCATGTGGCATCTGGTTTGCAAACCCGTGACTTGGCTTTGGTTGATGCGTTGAAAGCATTTCGTCTTCTAAAGAAAGATTGTAAGTCTTTTGGTTTATGTGGTGATCGGTTTGGTATTATGGGATTTTCGGCTGGTGCCCATCTTGCTGCACGAACTGTTCAAAGACTTAGTGAAAAGGAACAGCCTAACGATCTGATTCTTATTTCTCCTTCATATTTAAATGAAAAGATAAACGGTACAGTATATCCCGCAGTATTGCCTCCGGTAAAACCATTTGCCAGATTATTCACAGTTATTTCAGCTAATGAAGATAAAGCTTTGGCCACAAGTTGTGAGGAATATGCTAAAACATGGAAAGGATATGATGGTTCAGCAACGTTTCAGTTGTTAATTGATAGTGCTTACATCTCTGAAAAGGATCAGAATCCGATGGACAAGAAATATAAATTGTCCCGAATCCTTAAAACTTTTCTTGAAGCTAAACCAGAAATACAGGTAGCTGGTATTAATCCTGCTACTGTTCCGGTAGCCGGATATAATCCTAAACGTCATGCTGAAAAGCTTACTCTTGTAGCAAAGGAAAAATTTGATCTGATAATGATTGGTAATTCAATTACTAACAATTTTGAAAAGCCCCAGTATCAACCTATATGGAATCAGTTCTTTGCTCCACGTAAAGCAGTAAACCTTGGTTTTAGCGGTTACCGTACCGAGAATCTTATCTGGAATATTCAAAATGGTGAGCTCGAAGGACAATCTCCAAAGGTCATTGTTCTGGAAATAGGTACCAATAATATTGATGAGAAGCATTATCCTACACGACATACTGCCGGCCAACTTGCTGGGGGAATAGAGGCTATTGTTAAGCTCATGCGTGAAAAATTGCCTGATGCAAAGATTATATTACTACGTTGCTTTCCTGGTTGCTACGGCGGACCAAATCCGACTTCGCATCGTCTGATCCTTGAACGTGCTTCTGATATTGTATCTAAAATTGCTGATGGGAAACATATTTTCTATTGCGATGTGAACCATGTGTTTCTTAATATGGATGGGTCGATTAATCACGAAATGATGTCTGATTGGTTACATCCTAGTCCTGTAGGAGCAAAGGCTTGGGCGCAGGCTATGGAACCTTTACTTTCTGAACTAATGGGCGACAAATCATTAGACACAGAGATTCCTCCAAATACAGCTATTGTACCGGTGTCAAAGCTGGAAAATGATAGTTATGACTGGTGGACTCGTCATTCAGATGTGCTTAATATCAAGGATTCTATTAACCCTGAGATTGTTCTTATTGGTAATTCCATTACTCATTTCTGGGGTGGTTTACCACAATTGAAATATGCAAACGGACAACTCAGAACTCCTAATGGACCAAAAGTCTGGGATTCGTTATTTGGTCAATATCGCGTGCTTAACCTTGGCTTTGGTTGGGATCGTACTCAGAATGTGCTTTGGCGACTTGATCACGGAGAACTTGATGGGCTTCATCCACGTACGGTTATTATTCATATAGGTACAAATAATACAAGTGAGACTCCCAATGCCCGAATGAATACGGCACCGGAAATAGTTGAAGGCATCCGTGCTATCTGCATGCGTGTTCGCTCAAAAGTGCCCGGAACAAAAATAATTCTAATGTCTGTTTTTCCACGCGAACAAAGCCCAACACATCCGCGGAGAATTCTAATCAACGAAATAAACCGGAATCTGGAACTCTTTGCGAAAGAGAATAATATCACTCTTTTGAATATAGGACCCAAAATGCTGGCACCTGATGGTACACTACCCAAAGATATTGCACCCGATTTTTGTCATCCTACGGAGAAAGGATATCAAATCTGGACAGATGCCATTTGTCCATTCATCTCCGAGCCATGA
- a CDS encoding acetylxylan esterase: MNLILKDKKMRISLISLIIACCFSLSMSAQTNEKESTFVCRVKQTNDWVFYSPENPRIQVVVKNQNNEKTSSTISLRVTTDDYKQVYQFAQSVMLNKEDSTQVDFSFVAPAPGFYRCTVLQENNGISKEVKKFNIGYEPENIVSLPDNKSDFRKFWDESLAELAKVAPEYKLTLIPDSSTNVRRLYKVSMKSFGGVEISGFYCTPVKKGKYPAIISYMGYGSKPWSPKPNDNSGFVEFVLSVRGQGLQQPTNIYGDWITYGLQSKEDYYYRGAFMDLVRAIDFITSRPEVNTKNIFAEGGSQGGAFTLAACALDHRIAAAAPFIPFLSDYPDYFKIVHWPGDKVKAAWAKQPSMTEAQLYEILSYFDIKNLAGWIKCPVIMASGLQDEVCPPHTNFSGYNRISSEKEYHINPTYGHDVPPTWWNIRMDFFKKHMK, translated from the coding sequence ATGAATCTAATTTTGAAAGATAAGAAAATGAGAATAAGTCTGATTAGTTTAATTATTGCATGTTGCTTTTCACTTTCAATGTCTGCACAGACAAATGAGAAAGAAAGCACATTCGTTTGTCGTGTTAAGCAGACAAATGATTGGGTTTTCTATAGTCCTGAAAATCCTCGGATACAGGTGGTGGTAAAGAATCAAAATAATGAAAAAACATCTTCCACAATTAGCTTGAGGGTAACTACTGATGATTATAAGCAGGTCTACCAGTTTGCACAATCTGTAATGTTGAATAAGGAAGATTCCACACAGGTCGATTTCTCTTTTGTTGCTCCGGCTCCCGGATTTTATAGGTGTACAGTGCTTCAGGAAAATAATGGCATTAGTAAAGAAGTAAAGAAATTCAATATTGGCTACGAACCAGAGAATATAGTTTCTTTACCAGATAATAAAAGTGATTTTAGAAAATTCTGGGACGAAAGTTTAGCTGAACTGGCCAAAGTAGCTCCAGAGTATAAGCTCACTCTGATTCCCGATTCTTCAACTAATGTGCGTAGGTTATATAAGGTAAGCATGAAATCTTTTGGAGGTGTTGAAATCTCAGGATTCTATTGTACTCCGGTAAAGAAAGGAAAATATCCGGCAATAATCAGCTATATGGGATATGGCTCAAAACCGTGGTCACCAAAGCCCAACGATAATTCAGGTTTTGTGGAATTTGTATTATCTGTCCGCGGACAAGGTCTGCAACAGCCAACTAATATCTATGGAGATTGGATTACTTACGGTCTTCAGTCAAAAGAAGACTATTATTACCGTGGCGCTTTTATGGATTTGGTACGTGCCATTGATTTTATAACATCTCGACCAGAGGTAAACACAAAAAATATATTCGCAGAAGGAGGCAGCCAGGGTGGCGCATTTACGCTTGCTGCATGTGCACTCGATCATCGTATTGCTGCAGCTGCTCCTTTCATTCCATTCCTTTCTGATTATCCCGATTATTTTAAAATTGTTCACTGGCCGGGAGATAAGGTTAAGGCTGCATGGGCAAAGCAACCATCAATGACGGAAGCGCAGCTATATGAAATACTATCCTATTTTGATATCAAGAACTTAGCTGGATGGATTAAGTGTCCGGTTATAATGGCATCCGGTCTTCAGGATGAAGTTTGTCCCCCTCATACAAACTTTTCAGGTTATAATCGTATCAGTTCAGAAAAGGAATATCATATTAATCCTACATACGGACACGATGTGCCGCCCACATGGTGGAATATTCGTATGGATTTCTTTAAAAAGCACATGAAATAA
- a CDS encoding glycoside hydrolase family 27 protein, producing the protein MNKYFLLFFLFCLTCISSLKAQKFDELAKTPPMGWNSWNRFACDINEEIIRGVADKMVESGLRDAGYVYLNLDDCWHGKRDSLGFITADPVKFPSGIKALADYIHSKGLKIGIYSDAGRQTCGGRPGSFGHEYQDAQMYAKWGIDYLKYDWCTTEDINPIGAYHLMSDAIRAAGRPILFSMCEWGHSKPWTWAKDTGHMWRTTGDIYNCFDCVDEHPGWKAFGVMQILDMQEGLRKYAGPGHWNDPDMLEVGNGQAVNQDRAHFTMWCMLAAPLILGNDIRNMSAETKKIVMNKEVIALDQDTLGVQGLKVATQDSIEVWFKPLAGGDWAFCLLNRSKVDKEYSIHWQKFNFDDEVSKRSTNFYNTTYAINNLWTKKSEGNTSKDKKVLVPAQDVVLYRLSKGK; encoded by the coding sequence ATGAATAAGTATTTTCTTTTATTCTTTCTATTTTGTCTTACTTGTATATCTTCTTTAAAAGCCCAGAAATTTGACGAACTGGCAAAGACTCCTCCTATGGGATGGAATAGCTGGAATAGGTTTGCATGCGATATTAATGAAGAAATTATCCGTGGAGTTGCCGATAAAATGGTGGAAAGCGGACTTCGTGATGCCGGATACGTTTATTTAAATCTCGACGATTGCTGGCATGGCAAGCGTGATAGTCTGGGTTTTATTACAGCTGATCCAGTGAAATTCCCTTCCGGCATTAAGGCTTTGGCCGATTATATTCATTCAAAAGGTCTGAAAATTGGTATCTATTCAGATGCTGGCCGACAAACATGCGGTGGCCGTCCGGGAAGTTTCGGTCACGAATATCAGGATGCACAGATGTATGCAAAATGGGGAATAGATTATTTGAAATATGACTGGTGTACTACCGAAGATATTAATCCGATTGGTGCTTATCACCTTATGAGTGATGCTATTCGCGCAGCCGGACGTCCTATTTTGTTCAGTATGTGTGAATGGGGACACAGTAAACCTTGGACCTGGGCAAAAGATACAGGACACATGTGGCGTACAACCGGAGATATTTATAATTGCTTTGATTGTGTAGATGAACATCCGGGCTGGAAGGCTTTTGGTGTGATGCAGATTCTGGATATGCAGGAAGGACTTCGTAAGTATGCCGGTCCTGGCCATTGGAATGATCCTGATATGCTGGAAGTTGGTAACGGACAAGCTGTAAATCAGGATCGCGCGCATTTCACCATGTGGTGTATGCTGGCTGCTCCCCTTATTTTAGGGAATGATATTCGTAATATGTCTGCTGAAACAAAGAAAATAGTGATGAACAAAGAAGTTATTGCCCTTGATCAGGATACATTGGGAGTGCAGGGTCTGAAGGTGGCTACTCAAGATAGTATTGAAGTTTGGTTTAAACCTCTTGCAGGAGGCGACTGGGCTTTTTGTTTGCTCAATCGTTCCAAAGTAGATAAAGAATATTCCATACACTGGCAGAAATTTAATTTTGATGATGAAGTATCTAAACGTTCCACTAATTTTTATAACACAACATATGCTATAAATAATTTATGGACAAAGAAATCAGAAGGGAATACCAGCAAAGATAAAAAAGTATTGGTTCCTGCGCAGGACGTGGTATTATACCGATTAAGCAAGGGGAAATAA